The Acidimicrobiales bacterium genome contains a region encoding:
- a CDS encoding IS481 family transposase codes for YVRPYRSEAERTAALDTWLHTYNHHRHHTAIGGPPITRVNNLPAHYN; via the coding sequence CCTACGTCCGCCCTTACCGCTCAGAAGCCGAACGCACCGCCGCACTCGACACCTGGCTCCACACCTACAACCATCACCGCCACCACACCGCCATCGGCGGCCCGCCCATCACCCGCGTCAACAACCTCCCGGCTCACTACAACTAG